The following are encoded together in the Bombus pyrosoma isolate SC7728 linkage group LG17, ASM1482585v1, whole genome shotgun sequence genome:
- the LOC122577106 gene encoding LOW QUALITY PROTEIN: inner centromere protein-like (The sequence of the model RefSeq protein was modified relative to this genomic sequence to represent the inferred CDS: substituted 1 base at 1 genomic stop codon), with translation MCVLTILVLRGKKQQHDSSCPLAHVPLRALSRNQTGTVSLLTPRGKNTFNYIKYSKFNSLIANRILNMGSRSQIGIRARITKNLLNICCLYAAKSTTNNFEASLESSSTTAQMPQISTSFTTKIWKSQAERKTMAPIGKLRAHLISDDDSNKESAKSNFDEKDIQVVAKQSKTGKSVSSGTIPKKVPIRNKRLEINKNSDIIEGTVIIHAENDMEEYSMRKNAHAKFTPLMSSTKDMNFSYTQQMMDGIVIVEPLSPIKLNETVVVDKNLASNIGKNNEPKFTSRSSITLQKKIQQLREAVRYKEFDELLRVEGSSADVEKSKVNIKKQEIKEQQKRQNKSVRSNEGGTLVASTKPCSREKRKITKYQQIKTTHKXNCLFEPDAKVSVKNRVKAFEEATRTKSSEKERGKGNIIAKKTIVRKLARRSVEKAKRILLAKQNKNADERRKEEEQRQATEEGMKTNQMITSQPKYGSKQQGPITYVLDSKPDDDESDDESRPQHTIPHWAQSHIRENQLAMQRYIPKKAVQKFFGSRNCTPNLSETFENIDLISLQCTSSAIWETPPRYFKMENEEV, from the exons atgtGTGTCCTAACGATATTGGTTCTCCGAGGcaaaaaacaacaacatgattcgAGTTGTCCTCtagctcatgtgccgctacgtGCACTTTCAAGGAATCAAACTGGCACAGTCTCGCTTCTGACACCAAGAG GTAAAAA CACCTTTAATTACATCAAGTACAGTAAATTTAATAGCTTAATTGCTAATAGG attttaaATATGGGCAGTAGATCGCAGATTGGAATCAGAGCACGAATTACGAAgaacttattaaatatatgttgtTTATATGCGGCAAAATCTACCACTAACAATTTTGAAGCTTCTTTGGAGTCTTCAAGTACTACTGCTCAAATGCCACAGATTTCAACTTCATTTACCACGAAAATTTGGAAAAGCCaagcagaaagaaaaacaatggCACCTATTGGAAAATTACGTGCTCATTTAATTTCTGATGATGACAGTAAT aaggaaagtgcTAAAAgtaatttcgatgaaaaggaCATTCAAGTTGTTGCAAAACAGAGCAAAACAGGAAAGAGTGTTTCAAGCGGGACAATTCCTAAAAAAGTTccaattagaaataaaaggctagaaataaataaaaattctgatatTATCGAAGGTACAGTAATTATACACGCAGAAAATGATATGGAAGAATATTCAATGCGCAAGAATGCACATGCGAAATTTACTCCTCTTATGAGTTCCACGAAGGACATGAATTTTAGTTATACGCAGCAGATGATGGACGGTATCGTAATTGTAGAACCTTTATCaccaataaaattaaacgaaactgtAGTAGTTGATAAAAACTTGGCTAGTAatataggaaaaaataatgaacCTAAATTTACATCACGGTCGTCGATAACTTTGCAGAAGAAGATTCAGCAGCTGAGAGAAGCGGTGAGATACAAAGAGTTTGATGAATTACTCAGAGTAGAGGGGTCGTCCGCTGATGTGGAAAAATctaaagtaaatattaaaaaacaagaaattaaagaacaaCAAAAGCGGCAGAACAAATCTGTCAGATCGAACGAAGGTGGAACTCTTGTTGCTTCAACAAAACCATGTTCGAGAGAAAAGcgtaaaattacaaagtaccaacaaataaaaaccacgcataaatgaaattgtttatttgaaCCAGATGCCAAAGTATCCGTGAAGAACAGAGTTAAGGCGTTTGAAGAGGCAACGAGAACAAAATCTTCGGAAAAAGAGAGGGGAAAAGGAAATATCATTGCGAAGAAAACCATAGTTCGAAAATTAGCGCGAAGATCAGTGGAGAAagcgaaaagaattttattagcaaAACAGAATAAGAATGCCgatgaaaggagaaaagaagaagagcaaCGACAAGCTACGGAAGAAGGAATGAAAACCAATCAGATGATTACGTCGCAG cCAAAATATGGCTCCAAACAGCAAGGTCCAATCACTTACGTTTTGGATAGTAAACCTGACGACGATGAATCAGATGATGAATCGAGGCCACAGCATACAATTCCACATTGGGCACAAT CGCACATACGTGAAAACCAACTAGCGATGCAGAGATACATTCCGAAGAAAGCAGTCCAGAAATTCTTTGGTAGCAGAAACTGCACACCAAATTTAagtgaaacgtttgaaaacatagatttaatttcattgcaatGCACGTCCAGTGCAATATGGGAAACACCACCGCGTTATTTCAAGATGGAAAACGAAGaagtataa